The Nesterenkonia xinjiangensis genome contains a region encoding:
- a CDS encoding HNH endonuclease signature motif containing protein, translating to MEHQHRSSRGEGAGEDVVAGVLPARIAHLDAEPELTTSWELLLASRRAEATLITTLLTYQDRREREALAAGLAFHQRRAARDAALRDAALILGATEAVTSGILTAARTTRTSLPTTWTAYTTGEIDTPRMRTIARAAMTLIRLTHLHHLEHLDTAASAAAQRLTTGQLRAWLRRYIARLDPAQYAADCAASRADRWVRIHHDDHAMSYLEARLPTVAAAAIANRLRAVARAQNTPIPTPAGAGTGAGTGTGAGAPPSGVQAPATTGQAPLPFPVQEHNGLERTTIEEPPIQVQDGPECLPHQAHDSAAATHNHTGTDAGTDVDAVREAGDTRTLSQREADLFCAWLLDGRVEGASIEAKIAIMIPEATLNGDSQAPGISADRTWVIPAADARHLAAQTLTQNTSQNTGQDRGLHHWYQAYYRPTPDPVGRSAAAGDDGLGPTADEADILSVTYQGRYAPARLRDAITFRDGTCQAPGCAIEVPRCDLDHRLPYPTGPTTGGNLQALCRRHHRLKSHGHLEIPARPAPEPAPPEPAQPIPAPPKPAPPLQRQRPQNHRHHSALERALRYSPAHRASRSRDSASPRGGHLLSGPVDLLHCTARIRI from the coding sequence ATGGAGCACCAGCACCGGAGCAGCAGGGGAGAAGGAGCCGGCGAGGACGTCGTCGCTGGCGTGTTGCCTGCACGGATCGCGCATCTGGACGCTGAACCCGAACTCACCACGTCCTGGGAACTGCTGCTGGCCTCCCGGAGGGCCGAAGCAACACTGATCACCACCCTGCTCACCTACCAGGACCGGCGCGAGCGTGAAGCCCTAGCCGCCGGGCTGGCCTTCCATCAACGCCGCGCCGCCCGCGATGCCGCCCTGCGCGATGCCGCCCTGATCCTGGGCGCCACCGAAGCAGTGACCTCTGGGATCCTCACCGCTGCCCGCACCACCCGGACCAGCCTGCCCACCACCTGGACCGCCTACACCACCGGGGAGATCGACACCCCCAGGATGCGCACCATCGCCCGAGCCGCGATGACCCTGATCCGTCTCACACACCTGCACCACCTCGAACACCTCGATACGGCGGCCTCTGCTGCGGCCCAGCGGCTCACCACCGGGCAGCTGCGGGCCTGGCTGCGTCGATACATCGCCCGACTCGATCCCGCCCAATACGCCGCAGACTGTGCCGCCTCCCGGGCTGATCGCTGGGTACGCATCCATCACGATGATCACGCGATGAGCTACCTGGAAGCCCGACTGCCTACTGTGGCCGCGGCAGCGATCGCCAACCGGCTGCGGGCAGTCGCCCGCGCACAGAACACCCCCATCCCCACCCCCGCCGGGGCTGGTACTGGTGCTGGTACTGGTACTGGTGCTGGTGCCCCACCGTCAGGGGTACAGGCACCGGCCACCACCGGTCAGGCACCGCTGCCCTTCCCTGTCCAGGAACACAACGGGCTGGAACGCACCACCATCGAGGAGCCACCGATCCAGGTCCAGGACGGCCCGGAATGCCTCCCCCACCAGGCGCACGACTCAGCAGCAGCCACCCACAACCACACCGGTACTGATGCCGGTACTGATGTTGATGCTGTCAGAGAGGCTGGGGATACTCGGACGTTGTCTCAGCGGGAAGCGGATCTGTTCTGCGCCTGGCTGCTCGATGGTCGGGTCGAGGGAGCCTCGATCGAGGCGAAGATCGCGATCATGATCCCCGAGGCCACCCTGAACGGTGACTCCCAAGCCCCCGGGATCAGCGCAGACCGTACATGGGTCATCCCCGCCGCCGACGCCCGCCACCTCGCCGCCCAAACCCTCACCCAGAACACCAGCCAGAACACCGGCCAGGATCGGGGTCTCCACCACTGGTATCAGGCCTACTACCGCCCCACCCCGGACCCCGTCGGCCGATCAGCTGCTGCTGGGGATGATGGTCTGGGACCCACCGCAGATGAGGCCGACATCCTCTCGGTCACCTACCAGGGCCGCTACGCACCGGCCCGATTACGCGATGCGATCACCTTCCGCGATGGCACCTGCCAAGCCCCCGGCTGCGCCATCGAAGTCCCCCGCTGCGATCTGGATCATCGACTCCCCTACCCGACAGGACCCACCACCGGGGGAAACCTCCAGGCACTGTGCCGACGACATCACCGGCTCAAATCCCATGGCCACCTCGAGATACCCGCACGCCCGGCCCCAGAACCAGCCCCACCAGAACCAGCCCAACCAATACCTGCCCCGCCAAAACCGGCTCCGCCGCTTCAGCGTCAGCGCCCCCAGAATCACCGGCATCACTCTGCACTCGAACGTGCCTTGCGATACTCCCCAGCTCACCGTGCGTCCCGATCGCGCGACTCAGCCTCGCCCCGTGGGGGTCACCTTCTCAGCGGACCAGTGGACCTGCTCCACTGCACCGCCCGCATCCGGATCTGA
- a CDS encoding macrolide 2'-phosphotransferase codes for MDSSTLDDVIQRAVWRGLALNKDTVELVDTGLDFQVALADDAAGERWVLRIPRRPDVVERMDDEARILDLVRPHLSVAVPDWTIRSEELLAYRALPGHPGLTLRGGEPQWHMDPESHEFATALGRLLAELHSIDVDQARDAGVEIRTPEQTRQRWQEEVDQVSGEFDVAGELLTRWRTWLDADELWPDRTVMTHGELYPAHILLGDTGEITGVLDWTTARVDDPGRDFTYQFSIGGQEAFDLTVAAYEEAGGTVWPKLAEHCHELWAASPVAYGMFALTTGEPQHRIAAAALLNPEATG; via the coding sequence ATGGATTCCTCAACGCTCGACGACGTCATCCAGCGGGCCGTCTGGCGCGGTCTCGCCCTCAACAAAGACACTGTGGAGCTCGTCGACACCGGTCTCGACTTCCAGGTGGCCCTGGCCGACGACGCCGCCGGCGAACGGTGGGTCCTGCGCATCCCGCGGCGTCCTGACGTCGTCGAACGCATGGACGACGAGGCCCGCATCCTGGACCTGGTCCGCCCTCATCTCAGCGTCGCGGTGCCGGACTGGACCATCCGCTCCGAGGAGCTGCTCGCCTACCGGGCGCTCCCCGGCCACCCCGGGCTGACCCTGCGCGGCGGAGAGCCGCAATGGCACATGGACCCGGAATCCCACGAGTTCGCCACCGCGCTGGGTCGGCTGCTGGCGGAGCTGCACAGCATCGACGTCGATCAGGCGCGCGACGCGGGCGTCGAGATCCGGACCCCGGAGCAGACCCGCCAGCGCTGGCAGGAGGAGGTGGACCAGGTCTCCGGCGAGTTCGACGTCGCCGGAGAGCTGCTCACCCGGTGGCGCACTTGGCTCGATGCCGACGAGCTGTGGCCGGACCGCACCGTGATGACACATGGAGAGCTCTACCCCGCCCATATCCTCCTCGGCGACACCGGGGAGATCACCGGGGTCCTCGACTGGACCACCGCCCGCGTCGACGACCCCGGACGGGACTTCACCTACCAGTTCTCCATCGGCGGGCAGGAGGCCTTCGACCTCACTGTCGCGGCCTATGAAGAGGCCGGGGGGACCGTCTGGCCGAAGCTCGCCGAACACTGCCACGAGCTGTGGGCGGCCTCTCCGGTGGCCTACGGCATGTTCGCACTCACGACCGGAGAGCCGCAGCACCGGATCGCCGCGGCCGCGCTGCTCAACCCTGAGGCGACCGGCTGA
- a CDS encoding class I SAM-dependent methyltransferase: MTSAAHTDDADWDAYYRRTAGREPRPLLLDAMAHVPAKDLRPASAIDLGCGDGTESLHLLRAGFHVTAVDRESAAVELVATRARRDGLDSGLTAAVEDLEAVEPPRADLLLSCMSLPFLGPTALATLWERILAALHPGGVLAVNLLGDRDSWAHGDTAVAGMTFHRRNEVEAMMSGLGILQLEEHEFDGPSGRGPKHWHRYDVIARR; the protein is encoded by the coding sequence ATGACGAGCGCCGCACACACCGACGACGCCGACTGGGACGCCTACTATCGGCGGACCGCAGGCCGGGAGCCGAGGCCCCTGCTCCTTGACGCGATGGCGCACGTCCCAGCAAAGGATCTCCGGCCCGCGTCCGCAATAGACCTGGGATGCGGCGACGGAACCGAGTCGCTGCACCTCCTGCGTGCAGGATTCCACGTGACGGCGGTGGACCGGGAGAGTGCCGCCGTGGAGCTGGTCGCAACCCGCGCCCGCAGGGACGGACTGGACTCCGGGCTGACCGCAGCGGTGGAGGATCTCGAGGCCGTGGAGCCGCCGCGTGCGGATCTGCTGCTGTCCTGCATGAGCCTCCCGTTCCTGGGGCCGACCGCGCTGGCGACCCTGTGGGAGCGGATCCTCGCCGCGCTGCACCCGGGCGGCGTGCTGGCGGTGAACCTGCTCGGCGACCGCGACTCCTGGGCGCACGGAGACACGGCCGTGGCGGGCATGACGTTCCACCGCCGGAATGAGGTGGAGGCGATGATGTCCGGGCTCGGCATCCTGCAGCTCGAGGAGCACGAGTTCGACGGGCCCAGCGGCCGGGGCCCGAAGCACTGGCACCGGTATGACGTGATCGCCCGTCGGTGA